GCCAACTTTACAGCCATTGCAGCCTATAGCAAACCAGAAAATATTACCCGTTCATATTCGCTCAACCGGTTGGCCATCAACATTGGTTGGGCCAGCGGCGCTTCGCTTGGCGGATTGATTGCTGCGTATGATTATCACTGGTTGTTTTTTGTAGATGGCGGTAGCAATATTGTAGCGGGTTTGCTCATTGTGCTGTTGTTGCCGTCGGCCAAAAAAAGGGCGGCCACACAACCACAAGAAGCGTCGCCAGCTGTGGTAAAAAAGCCCTGGCAGGATGCATTCTTCATTCGCTTTATTTTACTCACGGCATTGTTTAATACCTGTTTCTTTCTGGTGTTTAGGTTGGTGCCGGTGTATTGGAAAGAAAGCTGGCATCTGGGTGAATCGATGATAGGCGTGGTGCTGGGAATGAACGGAGTAATTATTGCTTTGTTTGAAATGCTGTTGGTAAATCGTTGGGAGGGCAAGCGTCAACCCATGCAATACATTGTAATGGGCTGCATGGCCAACGCTGTAGGCTTTGGCATTTTGCTGTTGCCCAATATTACTCCACTGGTACTGGCACTCGCCTGCATGACGCTGATGACATTGGGCGAAATGCTGGCCATGCCTTTTATGAATACCCTCATCATGCAGCGCAGCAATGCCTGGAACCGTGGCCAATATGCTGCAGGCTACACCCTCAGCTGGAGTGTGGCACAGGTAGTAGGACCTGCTACTGGTGCATGGCTGGCGCAGCTTGGCGGCTACAGTTTGTTGTGGGCTGTACTCATTGTGGTGTGCATCGCTTGTGCCGTTGCTTTTTCTTGGTTAAAAAAACGTCAGCATCAATACGAACAATATGCCGGAGTTTTCAAGTGATGAAGAATTGCGTCGTTTTCAATGGCGAAAAAAACTGCTGCTCTTTGGTAGCATTTTTCTGGTAGGCCTATTGTCGATTTTCTTTTTTGCATCTTGTTGAATGTTCAAAGCCTCTACACATGAATATTGCTTCTCTTCCTAAAGTAGAATTGCATTTACACCTCGACTGCTCATTGAGCTATGAAGTGGTGCAACAACTCAATCCGGCCATTACTTATGAAGACTATCGGGCTTCGTTTGTTGCACCTGCCAAGTGTACTGATCTGGCCGATTACATCACCCGGGCCATCAAAGGCTTTGAACTGATGCAAACCAAAGAGCAACTGCGGTTGGTGACACTGGATTTGTTTAAACAACTGCAGGCAGACAATGTGTGGTATGCCGAAATTCGTTTTGCACCATTGCTGCACACCATGGGCGGACTAACGCCTGTTGAAGTGGTGCAAGCGGTAGCTGATGCGGCAGAAGAAGGAGTCGCTACTTACGGTGTTGAAGCCAACATCATTTGTGCTACACTACGCCATTACAACGAAGCACAAAGCATGGAGACAGTGCAGCTGGTGGAGCAATTCAAGGGCACAAGAATTGTGGCTTTTGATATTGCCGCCGATGAAGCAGGTTTCCCGATTGATGCCCATATCAAAGCCTTTGCCTATGCCAAAGAAAAAGGCATACCCTGCACGGCCCATGCCGGTGAAGCCCGTGGGGCCGACAGCATGTGGGAAACCTTGCAGCATTTTCATCCAACCCGCATTGGGCATGGCGTACGCTGTATTGAAGACCCAAAACTGATGCAATATTTACGGGACCAAGACATTCACCTCGAGGTTTGTCCTACTAGCAACATCCAAGTAAATGTGTTTGATGTGATAGAGAATCATCCTGCCAACCGCATTTATGATGCGGGCATCAGCATGAGCATTAATACCGATGCCCGTACCATTTCTGATACTACGCTGGCAAAAGAATACGACATCTTGCAGCACTATTTTCAATGGACATTGGCACAATTCAAACGCTGCAACCTCGAAGCCATTCGTCATTCATTTGCAGCTGAAACTGTAAAAGAAAAAATTGCAGCACAGTTGTCAGTGGCTTATGACATTGCCATGTAATAAGTCGGACATTCAGTTGTAAGTAGAACGGATAAATAAACAAAACGCCGGAGCAATGGCCCCGGCGCTGTTGTATAAAAATGCAAGCCAAGCATTAAGCCTTGCTGCCTTTCTTTCCTTTCTTGCCCTTGTCGCCTTTTTCGCAGCAACCCTTGGCATCTTTCTCGTCTTTACTGCATTCTTTCTTTTCGCCTTCTTTGCCTTTGCAGCAGCCTTTTTCGCATTTTTCAGCGGCGGGCTTTTCTTGTGCGGCAGGTTTTGTTTGGAAAGCAAATGCAAGAGCAGTAGTCAGCATCAATGCTGTAGCGAGGATGGTTATTTTTTTCATGAGATTCTTTTTTTGAAATGATGTAGAAACGTGTGTTGTGCGTGGTGTGTTTTTAGCAATCGGGAGGTTGTGTGGCTACATCAATATTGGGATTCGGACTCCATGCGAGGTAACGACCTTGCAGGATAGTGGTGGTGCTGAAAACAGCATGGATGAGTTCGTTGTCGTCAGTTTGCCATTGCTGCAGCCAAATGCCCCACTGCGCAGTGCAGTTGGTTCTGGCGCAGCCTTCTTCGCTACAGCACAAAGGCTTTTTGCTTTGCATGGGGCAATGTTCTTCTTCCTCACTTTCACACTGCTCCATGTTGGCAGTTGCACTCATGCTTTCTGTTTGCAGCACAATACTACCTTGCTGCAGGCTAAACCAGCCCCAGCTCAGTAACACACATATCAAAAGAAAATGGCGCATACAATTATTCACTACCAACCAAATGTAACAAACAGGGTTGTTGCCGTATTGTGAAAATGGCTAACAGCATTCATTTGTAAATGAATGGCAACTGCGGCCTGTAAACCCTGATGTTGGTCAGCTTTCTTGAGGTGTTCTGCGGCTACCGGCGTACAGTTCATAC
The Phnomibacter ginsenosidimutans genome window above contains:
- the add gene encoding adenosine deaminase, producing the protein MNIASLPKVELHLHLDCSLSYEVVQQLNPAITYEDYRASFVAPAKCTDLADYITRAIKGFELMQTKEQLRLVTLDLFKQLQADNVWYAEIRFAPLLHTMGGLTPVEVVQAVADAAEEGVATYGVEANIICATLRHYNEAQSMETVQLVEQFKGTRIVAFDIAADEAGFPIDAHIKAFAYAKEKGIPCTAHAGEARGADSMWETLQHFHPTRIGHGVRCIEDPKLMQYLRDQDIHLEVCPTSNIQVNVFDVIENHPANRIYDAGISMSINTDARTISDTTLAKEYDILQHYFQWTLAQFKRCNLEAIRHSFAAETVKEKIAAQLSVAYDIAM
- a CDS encoding MDR family MFS transporter yields the protein MLAKIVHSYRQSFTGLAKETWLLSLVMMINRAGTMAVPFMSMYVTQSMHRSLADAGLIITLFGVGSVLGASAGGFMVDKIGFRPVQIFTSIVSGLLFIGFAFVQDYSQLCLLTVVLSFVAEAFRPANFTAIAAYSKPENITRSYSLNRLAINIGWASGASLGGLIAAYDYHWLFFVDGGSNIVAGLLIVLLLPSAKKRAATQPQEASPAVVKKPWQDAFFIRFILLTALFNTCFFLVFRLVPVYWKESWHLGESMIGVVLGMNGVIIALFEMLLVNRWEGKRQPMQYIVMGCMANAVGFGILLLPNITPLVLALACMTLMTLGEMLAMPFMNTLIMQRSNAWNRGQYAAGYTLSWSVAQVVGPATGAWLAQLGGYSLLWAVLIVVCIACAVAFSWLKKRQHQYEQYAGVFK